One Chryseobacterium wanjuense genomic region harbors:
- a CDS encoding tetratricopeptide repeat protein, with protein sequence MNNIPQRLQNIKKLQAKRFENEDHWDEINDLLIKELDEILLIEPENTSALIDMGAIYSDMGENETAIEYLKTALRLGSEDKNLYINLAIVMVGLGMHAEEYHEYLEIAEDKKEDPLTFKAYFDPQSH encoded by the coding sequence ATGAATAACATCCCTCAACGCCTCCAAAACATAAAAAAACTCCAGGCCAAAAGATTTGAAAACGAAGATCATTGGGACGAAATCAACGATCTTCTCATCAAAGAACTGGATGAAATTTTGCTGATCGAGCCCGAAAACACTTCTGCTTTAATCGACATGGGAGCCATTTATTCTGATATGGGCGAAAATGAAACTGCTATAGAATATTTAAAAACCGCTTTACGGTTAGGCTCGGAAGACAAAAATCTTTACATCAACCTTGCTATTGTAATGGTTGGGTTGGGAATGCATGCGGAAGAATATCACGAATATCTTGAAATTGCGGAAGATAAAAAAGAAGATCCGCTTACTTTTAAGGCGTATTTTGATCCTCAATCTCATTAA
- a CDS encoding YqaE/Pmp3 family membrane protein, producing the protein MLLAILLPFLSFMVRGKILTGIICLILQITLIGWLPAAIWAVLSLNNERADKRNDRLIRAMKENKR; encoded by the coding sequence ATGTTACTCGCCATCCTACTACCCTTTCTATCTTTCATGGTTCGCGGAAAAATTTTAACTGGAATCATCTGTTTAATATTACAAATCACACTCATAGGTTGGCTTCCTGCGGCAATTTGGGCTGTTTTGTCTTTAAATAACGAAAGAGCAGACAAACGAAACGACAGATTAATTCGTGCTATGAAGGAAAATAAAAGATAA
- a CDS encoding M3 family metallopeptidase, which produces MNILTEKFNTPYHSAPFNLIKNEDYLPAFKELIQKSEEEIDAIVNNPASPTFENVIEALAYSGEQLDTVSNIFFNLNSAETSDELQQIAQEVSPILTEYSSKISQNEALFNKIKKVYDEKEKYNLNEEQQMLLNETYKGFVRSGALLNEADKEKLKKINMDLSLKSLQFGQNVLASTNNYFKHITNKADLAGIPEAILEQYAEEAKERNLDGWVVTLQYPSYIPFMTYAENRELRKEIALANGKRSFDGGEFDNQNLIKELLSLKHQKAELLGYKDYADYVLEERMAKSPAKVIDFLNELLVKAKPYADKEIEELKSLAKADGIDEMQAYDHAFYAEKLRKAKYDLNDEELKPYFPLNQVQDAVFGLANTLFGLSFEERNDIPKYHEDVKVYEVFEAGNGKPEDGSNHPEKTFKALLYVDYFPRKGKRAGAWMTSYKNQYTKDGENSRPHISIVCNFSKPTKDTPSLLTFQEVTTLFHEFGHALHGMLANTQYPTLSGTSVKWDFVELPSQFLENFCYEPEFLKTFAKHYKTGEILPDEKIEKIEQSKNFMEGYQTLRQLGFGLLDMNYHTKVGDVESKSVKEFEDEYTKATQLYPVNPETAMSPSFSHIFQGGYSAGYYSYKWAEVLDADAFQYFKENGIFNPEIAAKYKVLLSSGGTKDPMELYKSFRGSEPKVESLLKRAFG; this is translated from the coding sequence ATGAATATTTTAACTGAAAAATTTAATACACCATATCATTCCGCACCCTTTAACTTAATTAAAAATGAAGATTATCTTCCCGCTTTCAAGGAATTAATTCAAAAATCCGAAGAAGAAATCGATGCAATTGTCAACAATCCGGCATCTCCTACCTTTGAAAATGTGATAGAAGCTCTGGCTTATTCCGGCGAACAGCTTGATACGGTATCCAATATATTTTTCAATCTAAATTCGGCAGAAACAAGTGATGAATTGCAACAAATCGCTCAGGAAGTTTCCCCGATCTTAACGGAATATTCTTCAAAAATTTCTCAAAACGAAGCGCTTTTCAACAAAATCAAAAAAGTTTACGACGAAAAAGAAAAATACAATCTGAATGAAGAGCAGCAAATGCTTCTAAATGAAACTTATAAAGGTTTTGTGAGAAGCGGCGCCTTATTAAATGAAGCTGATAAAGAAAAATTAAAGAAAATCAATATGGATTTATCTTTAAAATCCCTTCAGTTTGGGCAGAATGTATTGGCTTCAACGAATAATTATTTTAAACATATCACCAACAAAGCCGATTTGGCAGGCATTCCCGAAGCCATTTTGGAACAATACGCCGAAGAAGCGAAAGAAAGAAATCTTGACGGCTGGGTCGTGACTTTGCAGTACCCAAGCTACATCCCGTTCATGACGTATGCGGAAAACCGCGAACTGAGAAAAGAAATTGCACTGGCAAACGGTAAAAGATCTTTCGACGGTGGTGAATTTGATAATCAGAATTTAATCAAAGAACTTCTTTCATTAAAACATCAAAAAGCAGAATTATTAGGCTATAAAGACTATGCAGACTATGTTTTGGAAGAAAGAATGGCCAAATCTCCGGCTAAAGTTATTGACTTTCTGAACGAGCTTTTAGTAAAAGCAAAACCGTACGCAGACAAAGAAATTGAAGAATTGAAATCGTTGGCAAAAGCCGATGGAATTGATGAAATGCAGGCTTATGACCATGCTTTTTATGCCGAAAAACTTCGTAAAGCAAAATATGATTTAAATGATGAGGAATTAAAACCTTATTTTCCTTTAAATCAGGTTCAGGACGCAGTTTTTGGACTTGCCAATACACTTTTCGGATTGAGTTTTGAAGAAAGAAACGACATTCCGAAATACCATGAAGATGTGAAGGTATATGAAGTTTTTGAGGCAGGAAATGGGAAGCCGGAGGATGGAAGTAACCATCCTGAAAAAACTTTTAAGGCTTTACTTTATGTGGATTATTTCCCGAGAAAAGGCAAGAGAGCCGGCGCATGGATGACGAGCTATAAAAATCAGTATACAAAAGATGGAGAAAATTCCCGTCCGCATATTTCTATCGTTTGCAATTTCAGCAAACCAACCAAAGACACTCCGAGTTTACTGACGTTCCAAGAGGTAACGACTCTCTTCCATGAATTTGGTCACGCTCTTCACGGAATGTTGGCGAATACGCAATATCCGACTCTTTCAGGAACTTCTGTGAAATGGGATTTTGTGGAATTACCTTCCCAGTTTTTAGAAAATTTCTGCTACGAACCGGAATTCTTAAAAACTTTCGCCAAACATTATAAAACAGGTGAAATTCTTCCCGATGAAAAAATCGAGAAAATCGAACAGTCGAAAAACTTCATGGAAGGCTACCAGACGTTGAGGCAGCTTGGTTTTGGATTACTGGATATGAATTACCATACGAAAGTTGGAGACGTGGAGAGTAAGAGTGTAAAGGAGTTTGAAGATGAATACACAAAAGCGACTCAGCTTTATCCCGTGAATCCTGAAACAGCGATGAGCCCTAGTTTTTCACATATTTTCCAGGGTGGATATTCTGCGGGATATTATTCTTACAAATGGGCGGAAGTGTTGGATGCCGACGCGTTCCAATATTTCAAGGAAAACGGAATTTTCAATCCTGAAATTGCCGCAAAATATAAAGTTCTTCTTTCTTCCGGCGGAACAAAAGACCCGATGGAACTGTATAAAAGTTTCAGAGGAAGTGAGCCGAAGGTGGAGAGTTTGTTGAAAAGGGCGTTTGGGTAG